The following proteins come from a genomic window of Shewanella halifaxensis HAW-EB4:
- a CDS encoding molybdopterin-dependent oxidoreductase, with product MKINRRTFMQGAGATAILSSLSGLTPGIANARTTGAHSNLLAKRNGEVVYHSCLRNCAARCLLKFRVQDGRMTYVSGAEEQAKTGKAPCLKGQAYVQYTYAPDRILHPMERVGAKGEGKWRRISWDEAYKKISDRLKSVITEHGSESILPYSYSGNYGAIGMSASGERFWNRIGSSILERKVCTYAAYDGLESVYGTFLGPDPEDVMLSDVYLNWGHDETVSNTIAIKLINKARDNGTKFLVVNPQRTPLCNQADVYLQPKPSTDVQLCAGIMKYLVEKDLVNHKFIQEQSIGYDDLLKRLDELSYDEIEQITGVPRAKMFEFAQILGENEKTMLRMGYGFQRNFNGARMSRAVAMLLGVTGNFGKRGNGLVYDNIHAGAGLNQSIASGKYMRKNKDAQRINMTEIAKAIHPTNPTSHDKPSKPIHAMIIYNGNPVVVAPDTNAVIEGMKREDLFVVGHDMVMTDSLQYCDIILPSASQFETDDIVGDYHGYYIQVCQKVIEPVGESKCNWTFFRELGQAMGFEDDVFKASNDDIIKELLDTDSPDYKGVTYERLMKEKFIKLDIPQPVLADGKYNTPSGKIEFSSKLMSDAGYHPVLDWQLPEEEMEPKERNLPFRLLSSGVPQRVNSSFYNVKYIRAIPAYYVKINPVDAKTYDVKDNDVVKLSNHRGEARFVVIVTEGVLPGSLMTPKCNWLRMNPNGTEGCTNSLTTDKLTDMGGCSAYHSTRVDLAKA from the coding sequence ATGAAAATCAATAGACGTACATTTATGCAAGGAGCCGGAGCGACGGCGATACTCTCCTCATTATCTGGATTAACACCGGGTATCGCCAATGCGCGAACAACGGGGGCACATTCAAACCTACTCGCTAAACGTAATGGTGAAGTTGTTTATCACAGCTGTTTGCGCAACTGCGCCGCCCGCTGCCTATTAAAGTTTAGAGTGCAAGATGGCCGCATGACCTATGTCTCTGGCGCCGAAGAGCAGGCCAAGACGGGTAAGGCACCATGTTTAAAAGGACAAGCCTATGTTCAGTATACCTACGCTCCTGATCGTATTTTGCACCCTATGGAACGTGTAGGGGCAAAAGGTGAAGGTAAATGGCGTCGTATTAGCTGGGATGAGGCCTATAAGAAAATCTCAGATCGCTTAAAATCAGTGATTACTGAACACGGCTCAGAGTCAATCCTTCCTTACAGTTATTCAGGCAACTATGGTGCCATCGGTATGTCAGCGTCGGGGGAACGTTTCTGGAATCGAATCGGCTCCTCTATTTTAGAGCGTAAAGTCTGTACTTACGCAGCTTATGATGGCTTAGAGTCTGTCTATGGCACTTTCTTAGGTCCAGATCCAGAAGACGTCATGTTGAGCGATGTCTACCTAAACTGGGGGCACGATGAAACCGTTTCTAACACCATCGCGATTAAGCTAATTAACAAGGCACGCGACAATGGTACTAAGTTTCTAGTGGTTAACCCTCAGCGCACACCGTTATGCAACCAGGCTGATGTGTACCTACAGCCAAAACCAAGTACCGACGTGCAACTGTGCGCTGGCATAATGAAGTATCTGGTAGAAAAAGACCTAGTTAACCATAAGTTTATCCAAGAACAGTCGATTGGTTATGACGACCTACTCAAGCGTTTAGACGAGCTTAGCTATGACGAAATCGAGCAAATCACCGGTGTTCCCAGAGCCAAGATGTTCGAGTTCGCACAGATTCTAGGTGAAAACGAAAAAACCATGCTGCGAATGGGATACGGTTTCCAACGTAACTTTAATGGTGCACGTATGTCTCGTGCTGTGGCCATGTTGCTTGGTGTTACAGGTAACTTTGGTAAAAGAGGTAATGGCCTGGTCTATGACAACATTCATGCTGGTGCAGGTCTAAATCAATCTATCGCCAGCGGCAAATATATGCGTAAGAACAAAGATGCTCAACGCATTAATATGACTGAAATAGCCAAAGCTATTCATCCAACAAATCCAACCAGTCATGACAAACCAAGTAAGCCTATCCACGCCATGATTATCTATAACGGCAACCCGGTGGTCGTCGCCCCTGACACCAATGCCGTTATCGAAGGCATGAAACGTGAAGATCTGTTTGTCGTCGGCCACGACATGGTAATGACGGACTCCCTCCAGTACTGCGATATCATCTTGCCATCGGCGAGTCAATTTGAGACCGACGATATCGTGGGTGATTATCACGGTTACTACATTCAAGTATGCCAAAAGGTGATTGAGCCAGTTGGTGAGTCTAAGTGTAACTGGACCTTCTTCCGCGAGCTAGGTCAAGCTATGGGCTTCGAAGATGACGTCTTTAAGGCCAGCAATGATGACATCATCAAAGAGCTGCTTGATACCGACTCTCCTGACTACAAAGGCGTAACCTATGAGCGCCTAATGAAAGAGAAGTTCATCAAACTTGATATCCCTCAGCCGGTGTTGGCCGACGGCAAATACAACACACCAAGTGGCAAAATTGAGTTTAGTTCCAAGCTGATGTCTGATGCGGGTTATCACCCAGTACTAGACTGGCAGCTACCCGAAGAAGAGATGGAGCCTAAAGAGCGTAATCTTCCATTCCGTTTACTGTCCAGCGGTGTACCACAGCGCGTAAACAGCTCCTTCTATAACGTGAAGTACATACGCGCTATTCCAGCATACTACGTAAAAATCAACCCGGTCGATGCCAAGACATATGACGTTAAAGATAATGATGTCGTCAAGCTAAGTAACCATCGTGGCGAAGCTCGCTTCGTGGTAATTGTCACCGAAGGTGTGTTACCCGGCTCATTGATGACGCCGAAATGCAACTGGCTGAGAATGAACCCAAACGGAACCGAAGGCTGTACCAACTCGTTAACCACTGACAAATTAACCGATATGGGCGGCTGCTCTGCATACCACTCTACTCGTGTAGACCTAGCAAAAGCATGA
- a CDS encoding 4Fe-4S dicluster domain-containing protein, with protein sequence MENKHQLGFVFRQENCIGCQACTVACQIHNELPEDVRFRKVDRYEVPHEDGTKDIWLSHSCMHCGNPGCLMVCPSQAYSVRDDGLVVLDRDKCTGCGLCVNACPYDAVVMLKSDGKAAKCNMCIELIDQGLKPACVDGCPVECLDVDRIHSVLQQKSSASKQGIGYGNCITKPNMLIIKERA encoded by the coding sequence ATGGAAAATAAACATCAACTTGGATTTGTATTCAGACAAGAGAACTGTATCGGCTGCCAAGCTTGTACTGTTGCCTGCCAAATCCATAACGAACTGCCCGAAGATGTCCGTTTTCGTAAAGTCGATCGCTACGAAGTGCCACATGAAGACGGTACTAAAGATATTTGGCTAAGCCACTCATGTATGCATTGCGGTAACCCCGGCTGTTTAATGGTCTGCCCTTCTCAAGCATACTCGGTACGCGATGACGGCTTAGTCGTGCTTGATCGCGACAAATGCACTGGCTGTGGTCTTTGCGTCAATGCTTGTCCTTACGATGCAGTGGTGATGCTAAAAAGTGACGGTAAAGCCGCCAAATGTAATATGTGTATTGAGCTTATCGATCAAGGGCTAAAGCCTGCCTGCGTTGATGGTTGCCCAGTAGAGTGCCTAGATGTAGACCGCATCCATTCAGTGTTGCAACAAAAAAGCTCTGCCAGCAAACAGGGGATCGGTTATGGCAACTGCATCACTAAGCCGAACATGCTGATCATTAAGGAGCGAGCATGA
- a CDS encoding TorD/DmsD family molecular chaperone: MTQADFGSVANGYQALKGMLFTPSAPECLERLIDWLEASQINNELLAEARKSQNTLIDLECDFNRMCVGPTRLLVPPYESVYCSVGSQLNTKETVAVADFYQNIGLVIDKNLNEPADYIGNELEFLFCLEALNHQQKEQVNHNESTALDELAQLFISQHLGRWYQDFTYGIEQHTEMTFWRHYAQTLRDFLAQRHNPTISGDNPLSEKRH, translated from the coding sequence ATGACCCAAGCAGACTTTGGCTCTGTCGCTAATGGTTATCAGGCCTTGAAGGGGATGCTATTTACCCCTTCAGCCCCTGAGTGCCTTGAGCGACTCATTGATTGGCTTGAAGCCAGTCAAATCAACAATGAGCTATTAGCTGAGGCCCGCAAAAGTCAGAACACACTCATTGACTTAGAGTGTGACTTTAATCGGATGTGCGTAGGGCCAACCCGTTTGCTGGTACCGCCATACGAATCGGTTTATTGCAGTGTTGGTTCGCAACTTAACACCAAAGAAACAGTTGCCGTTGCTGATTTTTACCAAAATATCGGTTTAGTGATTGATAAAAATCTCAATGAACCAGCGGACTATATTGGCAACGAACTGGAATTTCTCTTCTGCCTAGAGGCATTGAACCACCAGCAGAAGGAGCAAGTAAATCACAATGAGTCAACAGCCCTCGACGAGCTGGCCCAACTGTTTATTAGCCAGCACCTAGGGCGTTGGTATCAAGATTTTACTTATGGTATCGAACAGCATACCGAGATGACATTTTGGCGCCATTACGCCCAGACACTACGCGATTTTTTAGCGCAAAGGCATAACCCAACAATATCAGGGGATAATCCCCTATCGGAGAAGCGCCATTAA
- a CDS encoding formate dehydrogenase subunit gamma gives MKRLTALVPMMLTAIFSLPAIASEEAPTAQLWQPVKEVAIQADIPELLGMPTQAELPVIDTLFNQGRIETLAPASYWADLLSYSFFGMILLLGIFVVFNGKSKLANGFSGRKVARWSGMDVFIHWLGAISCLFLIITGIVMAAGRFLLEPNMATNSWMGVINTSVGLHDMMAFPFLLGWAIMVVKWAAKQMPESCDIGWFKVMGGYLNFGSFKNQHPDAGFANAGEKLWFWTFALFGGVLVVSGLILMFPSLVATKDAANLSLILHLLSAAILGMFTVVHIFMATVMSEGGMECMVSGYCDENWAKQHHNLWFKELK, from the coding sequence ATGAAACGTTTAACAGCTTTAGTTCCTATGATGTTAACAGCCATTTTTAGTTTGCCGGCAATCGCTTCAGAAGAAGCGCCTACCGCACAACTATGGCAACCCGTTAAAGAGGTCGCTATTCAAGCCGACATACCAGAGCTATTAGGTATGCCAACACAGGCTGAGCTGCCAGTAATCGACACACTATTTAACCAAGGTCGAATCGAAACGCTAGCGCCTGCGAGCTACTGGGCAGATCTACTCAGCTATAGCTTCTTTGGTATGATCTTGCTATTAGGTATTTTTGTGGTATTCAACGGCAAATCTAAGTTAGCCAATGGCTTTTCAGGCCGTAAAGTGGCTCGCTGGAGTGGTATGGATGTGTTCATTCACTGGCTAGGCGCCATCTCCTGTCTATTCCTTATCATTACAGGTATCGTCATGGCCGCAGGGCGCTTCCTGTTAGAGCCTAATATGGCGACAAATAGCTGGATGGGAGTCATTAATACCTCAGTAGGTTTGCATGACATGATGGCGTTTCCCTTCCTCCTAGGCTGGGCGATAATGGTCGTGAAGTGGGCTGCCAAGCAGATGCCTGAAAGCTGCGATATCGGCTGGTTTAAAGTGATGGGGGGCTATCTGAATTTTGGTTCCTTTAAGAACCAACACCCGGATGCAGGCTTTGCCAACGCGGGAGAAAAACTCTGGTTCTGGACATTCGCACTCTTCGGCGGCGTGCTCGTGGTTTCTGGACTGATCCTGATGTTTCCAAGCTTGGTTGCAACTAAAGACGCCGCGAATTTAAGCCTTATACTTCACCTACTCTCTGCCGCAATCCTAGGTATGTTCACTGTCGTGCATATATTTATGGCAACGGTCATGTCTGAGGGTGGTATGGAGTGCATGGTCAGTGGCTATTGCGATGAAAACTGGGCTAAACAGCACCACAACTTATGGTTCAAAGAGCTGAAATAA
- a CDS encoding porin: MKTLKTLIAVTISLCSYNAYADDNGDLETRIAKLENNASPSQFKNSQVSLYGSIRPTLSYLDNGQENSWDVRDALSRVGIMASTEFADGWSAIAHGEWSVDIANSGNFGKARQAYAAIASPYGQVGIGKQRPAQYTLVAEYVDIFNHGNSPYAYDYDNPFFVDNFVTYKLVTGGFTWMAGAQVDGDSGESGTDIVNVGVGYDLQRLHIGLGYISQNTLDSNDIEGDNQTLGGVVAYTFSNDLYLAASYQEKQYNYDAGSMNKDRSGSTLDTALAYPFSDDYTVKLGYFMFKDGIDDNTSADYNGFNTTLEWNPVANVRVHLEYLDKNFDNREDDRAVTIGFKYDFNLTWRD; this comes from the coding sequence ATGAAAACACTTAAAACACTAATCGCAGTAACGATTAGCTTATGCAGCTACAATGCCTATGCAGACGATAATGGCGATCTTGAAACTCGTATCGCCAAACTCGAAAACAATGCCTCACCATCACAATTTAAAAACAGCCAAGTCAGCCTTTATGGCTCTATTCGACCAACGTTAAGTTATCTAGACAATGGCCAAGAGAACAGCTGGGATGTACGTGACGCATTATCAAGAGTCGGTATCATGGCCAGTACAGAATTTGCCGATGGTTGGAGCGCCATCGCCCATGGTGAATGGAGCGTCGACATCGCTAACTCAGGCAATTTCGGTAAGGCCCGTCAGGCCTATGCCGCGATAGCTTCTCCTTACGGTCAAGTGGGTATAGGTAAACAGCGTCCGGCGCAATACACCTTAGTGGCCGAATATGTGGATATCTTTAACCATGGCAACAGCCCTTACGCTTATGACTATGACAATCCATTTTTTGTCGATAACTTCGTCACCTATAAACTAGTCACTGGTGGCTTTACTTGGATGGCGGGTGCACAGGTTGATGGCGATAGCGGGGAAAGCGGTACCGATATAGTTAACGTCGGTGTCGGTTATGACCTCCAGCGACTACACATAGGATTAGGCTATATCAGCCAAAACACGCTAGATAGCAATGATATCGAAGGTGATAATCAAACTCTTGGCGGTGTAGTTGCCTACACCTTTAGCAACGATCTATATCTAGCCGCGAGTTATCAAGAGAAGCAGTACAACTATGACGCTGGTAGCATGAATAAAGACCGCAGTGGCAGCACCTTAGACACGGCACTGGCCTACCCGTTCAGCGATGATTATACCGTTAAACTGGGTTACTTTATGTTTAAAGATGGAATTGATGACAATACATCAGCTGACTATAACGGCTTTAACACTACTTTAGAGTGGAACCCTGTCGCTAACGTGCGAGTGCATTTAGAATACCTAGATAAAAACTTTGACAACCGTGAAGACGATCGGGCCGTGACCATAGGTTTTAAATACGACTTCAATCTCACTTGGAGAGACTAA
- a CDS encoding YkvA family protein translates to MTQETNDTNEYSDESFWQKVKLFAKKAGREVIDNALCLYYAAKRPDTPKWAKTVIFGALAYFIAPIDAIPDLTPILGYTDDLGALAAALAMVSMYVDDNVKNQAAEKSAAWFD, encoded by the coding sequence ATGACTCAAGAAACGAATGACACTAACGAATATAGCGACGAGAGCTTTTGGCAGAAGGTAAAACTATTTGCCAAAAAAGCGGGTCGTGAAGTGATCGATAACGCCTTGTGTCTCTATTATGCGGCTAAGCGTCCTGATACGCCTAAATGGGCTAAGACGGTAATTTTTGGCGCACTGGCTTACTTTATTGCACCGATTGATGCCATTCCAGATCTAACACCTATACTCGGCTATACTGACGATCTTGGCGCCTTAGCCGCAGCGCTGGCTATGGTGTCGATGTATGTCGATGATAACGTTAAAAACCAAGCCGCCGAAAAGTCAGCCGCTTGGTTTGATTAG
- a CDS encoding YgiQ family radical SAM protein: MQVESTLFTFPKYRPELTRPAPFLPMSRKEMAKLGWDSCDIIIVTGDAYVDHPSFGMAVIGRMLEAQGFRVGIISQPDWSNKEDFMKLGKPNLYFGVTAGNMDSMINRYTAERRMRHDDAYTAGNIGGKRPDRAVTVYTQRCKEAFKQVPVVIGGIEASLRRIAHYDYWSDKVRRSVVLDAKADILIYGNAERPLVELSHRLAAGEPMSQLHDIRGTAVIRNEPLPEWKGVDSRKLDQLHKIDPIPNPYGADDVGCKNLSGPTDEKIFDNDAPKAISVQPPRPKPWEKTYVMLPSYEKVLEDKYLYAHASRILHQEQNPGCARALFQKHAERAVWVNPPAWPLNTDEMDGVFDLAYQRVPHPSYGKEKIPAYDMIKASINIMRGCFGGCSFCSITEHEGRIIQSRSQESIVKEIKDIQQKVPGFTGVISDLGGPTANMYHLGCTSEKAESTCRRQSCIYPSICGHMDTDHQPTIDLYRAARDVPGIKKVLIASGVRYDLATEDPRYVKELATHHVGGYLKIAPEHTEEGPLNKMMKPGMGTYDKFKTLFDKYSQEAGKKQYLIPYFISAHPGTTNEDMVNLALWLKAEKFKLDQVQNFYPSPMANATTIYHTELNSLKNVKHDSEQVTVPKKGRQRKLHKALLRYHDSAGWPLIREALIEMGKEKLIGNGPSCLVPVETRQEREANRANSKTSNAKDDGKGKKAFTRFSGDQFDDRKSGQNKSSQNKSGQKKSGGNKAGQGKPDQNRSGQGAKTGAKPTGKRPPKKNAWGTTPKHQR, from the coding sequence ATGCAAGTAGAATCCACGTTATTTACCTTTCCAAAGTATCGCCCTGAGCTCACTCGCCCAGCGCCTTTCTTACCTATGTCTCGTAAAGAGATGGCTAAGTTAGGTTGGGATAGTTGTGACATTATTATCGTAACGGGCGATGCCTACGTGGATCATCCAAGTTTTGGTATGGCAGTCATTGGCCGCATGCTCGAAGCCCAAGGTTTTAGAGTGGGGATTATTTCCCAGCCTGATTGGTCTAACAAAGAAGACTTTATGAAGTTAGGCAAGCCTAACCTCTACTTTGGCGTGACTGCGGGTAACATGGACTCGATGATTAACCGCTATACCGCCGAGCGCCGTATGCGTCATGATGATGCCTACACCGCGGGTAATATTGGTGGTAAGCGTCCCGATCGCGCCGTGACTGTCTACACTCAACGCTGTAAAGAAGCCTTTAAGCAAGTACCTGTAGTGATAGGTGGTATCGAGGCGAGTCTGCGCCGCATTGCTCACTACGATTACTGGTCCGATAAAGTGCGTCGCAGTGTTGTTTTAGACGCTAAAGCCGATATCTTGATCTACGGCAACGCCGAACGTCCTTTAGTGGAGCTTTCTCATCGTTTGGCGGCTGGCGAGCCTATGTCACAGCTTCACGATATTCGTGGTACAGCGGTTATTCGTAACGAGCCGCTACCCGAATGGAAGGGGGTGGATTCGCGCAAGCTAGATCAGCTACATAAGATCGATCCAATTCCTAATCCGTACGGCGCCGATGATGTGGGTTGTAAAAACCTATCAGGGCCGACGGATGAGAAAATCTTCGACAATGATGCGCCTAAGGCTATCAGCGTCCAGCCTCCAAGACCTAAGCCTTGGGAGAAGACCTATGTCATGCTACCAAGCTATGAAAAGGTTTTAGAGGACAAATACCTGTATGCCCATGCCTCACGAATTTTGCATCAAGAGCAGAATCCGGGCTGCGCGCGCGCATTATTTCAAAAGCACGCCGAACGTGCAGTTTGGGTCAATCCACCGGCTTGGCCGCTCAATACCGATGAGATGGATGGCGTGTTCGATCTGGCATATCAGCGTGTGCCGCATCCGTCCTATGGCAAGGAGAAGATCCCTGCCTACGACATGATTAAGGCCTCGATTAATATTATGCGCGGTTGTTTTGGTGGCTGCTCATTCTGCTCGATCACTGAGCATGAAGGGCGGATCATTCAGAGTCGTTCACAAGAGTCCATTGTGAAAGAGATTAAAGATATTCAACAGAAGGTACCGGGCTTTACTGGGGTTATCTCGGATCTGGGTGGCCCAACGGCAAACATGTACCACCTAGGCTGCACTAGCGAAAAGGCCGAGAGCACTTGCCGCCGTCAATCTTGTATCTATCCATCGATTTGTGGTCATATGGATACCGACCATCAGCCGACCATCGACTTGTACCGCGCCGCCCGTGATGTACCGGGGATCAAGAAGGTCTTGATCGCCTCTGGTGTGCGTTATGACTTGGCTACCGAAGATCCACGCTACGTTAAAGAACTCGCGACTCACCATGTTGGTGGTTACCTTAAGATTGCTCCAGAGCACACAGAGGAAGGGCCGCTTAACAAGATGATGAAGCCGGGAATGGGCACTTACGACAAGTTTAAAACGCTTTTCGATAAGTACTCACAAGAGGCGGGTAAGAAACAGTATTTAATTCCTTACTTTATCTCGGCGCATCCTGGTACCACTAATGAAGATATGGTGAATCTGGCGTTATGGCTCAAGGCTGAGAAGTTTAAGCTCGATCAGGTGCAGAACTTCTACCCATCACCGATGGCGAATGCGACCACCATTTACCACACAGAGCTTAACTCGCTTAAAAACGTTAAGCACGATAGTGAACAGGTCACTGTGCCGAAGAAAGGCCGTCAGCGTAAGCTACATAAGGCCTTGCTGCGTTATCACGACTCGGCAGGCTGGCCGCTGATCCGTGAAGCGTTAATTGAGATGGGCAAAGAGAAATTAATTGGTAATGGCCCATCTTGCTTAGTCCCAGTGGAGACGCGCCAAGAGCGAGAAGCAAACAGAGCTAATAGTAAGACGTCTAACGCTAAAGATGATGGCAAAGGTAAGAAGGCCTTTACCCGTTTCTCTGGCGATCAATTTGATGATCGTAAATCTGGCCAGAATAAGTCTAGTCAGAATAAGTCTGGCCAGAAAAAGTCAGGTGGTAATAAAGCGGGTCAAGGCAAGCCGGATCAAAACAGATCTGGCCAAGGTGCTAAAACAGGCGCTAAGCCAACAGGTAAGCGCCCTCCAAAGAAAAATGCTTGGGGCACCACGCCTAAACACCAAAGATAG
- a CDS encoding threonine/serine ThrE exporter family protein → MDNQEFLEKRRFIIRLGKALHKFGTPAYRLEAHLQGVSHVLGIEGYFLISPTAMTFVLQHDEDQEYNHVARVKPGELDLGSLARTDELVEELMSGQRTLSEALERLEEISNKPNPYGTKLTLLAFGISAGAFAMLMGTSWNDVFWSGMLGLMVYGLVFSAERSKSMAEMLEPLAAILCAIAAFAIARIDPSVNVPVVILSGIIIFIPGLALTLGLAELAARDLISGTARVMDAFMLLFKLYFGVILGMAIGKALFDETTYIPPAVLPQWAVFISVPILSMALVIIFKARMKDSPWGILAGTVAFFSAMLGGLYFGESIGIFFGALAVGIYSNLFARWMKAPASIALLQGIVILVPGSKTYIGLNTLILGETIFNQSHLGIQIFLIFMSIVAGLIFANVAVPPRRTL, encoded by the coding sequence GTGGATAATCAAGAGTTTTTAGAAAAACGCCGTTTCATCATCCGGCTCGGCAAGGCGCTGCATAAATTTGGCACTCCAGCCTACCGCCTAGAAGCCCATCTTCAGGGCGTTTCCCACGTGCTTGGCATTGAAGGTTACTTCTTGATCTCGCCAACGGCGATGACCTTCGTGCTGCAACATGATGAAGACCAAGAGTACAATCACGTCGCCCGCGTAAAACCCGGCGAACTAGACTTGGGCTCATTAGCCAGAACCGATGAACTGGTCGAAGAGCTGATGTCGGGTCAGCGCACCTTAAGTGAAGCACTTGAGCGTCTTGAAGAGATCTCCAATAAACCCAACCCCTACGGCACCAAACTGACGCTACTGGCCTTTGGGATCTCGGCGGGCGCCTTCGCCATGTTGATGGGCACCAGCTGGAACGATGTATTTTGGTCAGGCATGTTAGGCCTAATGGTTTACGGATTGGTTTTTAGTGCCGAGCGCTCAAAATCGATGGCTGAGATGTTAGAGCCGCTTGCCGCAATTCTGTGCGCGATTGCCGCCTTTGCTATCGCCCGCATCGATCCCTCGGTGAACGTTCCGGTAGTGATCCTGTCCGGCATTATTATCTTTATTCCTGGCCTTGCCCTCACCTTGGGACTCGCCGAGCTCGCCGCCCGCGACCTTATCTCTGGCACCGCAAGGGTCATGGATGCCTTCATGCTGCTATTCAAGCTCTATTTTGGGGTGATTTTAGGCATGGCCATTGGTAAGGCACTATTTGATGAAACGACCTATATTCCGCCTGCGGTACTGCCCCAGTGGGCAGTATTTATCTCAGTGCCTATCTTGTCTATGGCGCTAGTGATTATCTTCAAGGCTCGGATGAAAGACTCACCATGGGGAATATTAGCGGGAACCGTCGCCTTCTTCTCAGCCATGCTTGGCGGACTCTATTTTGGTGAATCTATCGGCATTTTCTTTGGCGCATTGGCGGTAGGGATATACTCAAACCTCTTTGCTCGCTGGATGAAAGCCCCCGCCTCTATCGCGTTGCTGCAAGGTATCGTCATCTTGGTTCCGGGCAGTAAAACCTATATTGGACTCAATACCCTTATTTTAGGCGAAACCATTTTTAATCAATCACACCTTGGTATACAGATTTTCTTAATCTTTATGTCAATTGTTGCAGGCTTAATTTTTGCCAACGTTGCCGTTCCGCCAAGGCGCACCTTGTAA